A window of Nocardiopsis sp. Huas11 genomic DNA:
CCGCTCCAGCAGGGCGTCGACCCGGCGGGCGGTCTCCTCGCGGCCCAGCCGGAGCCGGCGCAGCCCGATCTCCACGTCCTCGGCGACCGTGGGCATGACGATCTGGTTGGCGGCGTCGGAGAAGACGAACCCCACCCGGCGGCGGATCCGCCGGGCGTGGCGCCGGGTGTCCCACTCCCCCAGACGGACCCGGCCCTCGTCGGGGACGACGAGGCCGTTGAGGGTCCGGGCGAGCGTGGATTTGCCCGACCCGTTGGCCCCGATCACGCCGATGCGGTGCTCGGCGAGGTCGAGGGTGACGTCGCGCAGGACCACGCGGCCGTCGTAGGAGTGGGAGACACCCTCCAGGCGGAGCATCAGGCGTCCTCGGCTCGTTCCGTGGCGGTGTCGGCGGCGACCGGCCGCCCGGCCGGCGGGATGGGGTAGGCACGGGCGACGGTGGCGGCGATGGCGGCCGCGATCACGGCCTTGACCAGGTCGCCGGGCAGGTAGACGGCCATGGAGTAGCCGGCGGCGAGGAAGCCGTCCCCGAGGGCCACGGCCATCCACGGGACGCCGATCGCGTAGATCAGGGCGATGCCGCCGAGCACGTTGATGCCCAGCCCGGGCCAGAACCTGTACTTCCCGCGGCGCACCATGAGGTCGGTGAGCAGCCCGATGACCAGGGCGGCGAACACCCAGCTGACGATGAACCCGGCCGAGGGCGCCGCCAGGACGGCGATACCTCCGCGTCCGCCCGCGAACAGGGGGAGCCCGGCCAGTCCCAGGACGAGGAAGGTCGCCACGGCCAGGGTGCCGCGCTTCCAGCCCAGGAGGCTGGGCGCGAGCATGATGCCGAGGGTCTGGAGCGTGATCGGGACGGGGGAGAACGGGATCGGAATGGCGACCGTGACGCTCAGGGCGGCGATCAGCGCCGCGAAAACGGCGATGAGCGCGAGATCGCGGGCGGTCAGGCCCTTGTACTGGACCGATGTCGACGCGAAGGCGGGCATGCGTGTGTCCCCTCCGAGGAGTGTGTGGGAGATGATCGCACCCATTGTCCGTTATGCCGACCCGCCGACGGGAGTCCAGGCCCGACAGATACCGAGCCCCGAAGCTTGTAGGAGTTACTCCGGGGCGGCCCAGGTCACGGGCGTGCCGCGCGGCGGAGGGGCCGCGCCGGCTCCCCGTCCCCCGCGAGGGCACCTCTTCCGGATTGGTCCACACGTTCTCCGCGAAGCGCGGTACCAGTCACCGGAAAAGCTCTAGCATCGTCCGAGTACCGAGTCGAACTCCCCTCACGAAGGTACCCACACGTGACCATCACGCCCCGGCCGCAGACGATCGACTCCATCGCGAGGGCGGTCGTCACCCAGTGCGCGCCCGACGAGAAGGCCCACTACCCCCACCTGCGAGATGACTTCTTCGACCGCGGGAGCAGGACACCCGACGCCGATCACCCCCTGGGGTTCGGTGCCGTCGCCGTCGGCGTCGTCACCGGCATAGTCCTGAGCGTCCTCCACGAACTGGCGGTGGGTTCGCTGACCGAGGCCGCACGGCCCTGGTGGGACCGGTCCTGGGCATGGATCCTGACGAGACTGGGGATGCGCAAGGCACCCGAGACGGGCCCGGGCACAGTGCTCGCGGCCATTCCCGCGGACCGCATCGACGCCGTCACCAAGGCCATCGTGGCCCACGCCGTGCGCGCCGACATCCCCGAGGAGAAGGCGAGTCTGATCGCCGAGGCGGTGATCCGTGAACTGGACGAACCCGGTGGCCCCATCGACGGCACGACCGGTTCCGGAGAGCACTGACACGCCACAGGCCGCGGACCTCGATCCGTTCAGGTACACCTCGGCGACGATGACCCGCTTCGTGCTTCTCATCGTGGCCACGGTCAGCGCTTCCCTGACCGTTCTCAGTATCCTGGCGGGCATCATCGGCCGGACCGATGTGCCCGGGCTCCCCGGTGTCCACGCGTGCGCCGCCGACGCACGCGCCGACGCGGGCCGGGTTCCCGCGCTGACGCTCCTCACCGAGTACGGGGACTGCGTCGCGCACGGGCTGCGGGCCAGCGGTCTGACCATCGTCGCGACCGCGCTGGCCCCTCTCGGTATCGCCCTCGCCGTCTATACCCTCTACCCCTGGCTGCTACGGAGGCGGATGCGGCTCCTGAGCGAGCAGGAGGAACCAGGGCTCCACACGCGAGCCGACGAGGTGCTGAGGTCGGCACTGGGCCCGTACCGGGACAGGGTCACGCTGCTGATCACCCGCGGGAGCGCTGGAGGGGCCCGGGCGTTCGGGGCCTGGGGTCGCTATTGGATCGCCATCGACCGGGGTCTCCTGCCCGCGGAGGCCGAGGGCGCGGGGACGGGCAGCGCTGTCGCCGTCATCCATCACGAAGCCGCCCACGTCCGCAACCGCGACATCGACATCACCTACCTCACCATCGCGATCTGGTGGGGCTTCCTGGCGATCTCGCTCCTCCTGCTGCCGCTGGCGTTCCTGAACCGGCAGGTCGTCGTGGACTTCGGGCTGCCCCTGGCCGTGGCGCTCGCCGTGCTGGTCCACGCGCGTGCACGGGTCCTCCGGGTCCGCGAGCTCTACGCCGACGCCCGCTCCGCCCTCGATCCACAGGCGCGACCGTGGCTGCTCCACCTGCTCGGCCGTCCCGCGAGGACGGTGTCCGGCCCCAAGCGCGTCCTGCGCGCGCTCACCAGTGCGCATCCTCCTCCGGACGTCCGCCGAGCCACGATCCAGGATCCGCGGCGTCTGCTGCGCGGCGGTGACGCGGACGTGGCCTTCACCGGTTTCGCGATCGGCCTGTCCTACAGCGTGCTCCAGCTGTTCCTGCCCACCCCGGACGACGCCGGCGGACGCTTCTCCCTCCCGACGGCCCTGATCTTCGCCACCTTTCTCACGACGGTCCTGACGGCGATCATCTGGCGTTCCGTCCTGGGGGAGTCCGCCCGTGGCCGGCGTTCACCGTCCACCGCACGGACCGCACTGGCCCTGACCTGCGGGGTGCTCGTCGGGCAGGTCCTCACTCCGGGCCCGCATGTGGTCACCTGGGACGCCATGCTGGTCGCGAGCCCCCCAGGAGCCCTGCTGCTGGCGGTGCTCCTGTGGGGATGGTGCTGGATCCTGGTGGGCTCACTCTCGTTCGCCGCCACCTGTTGGACCAGTGGGTCACGACGGTCCTGGCCCTTGTGGGCCTGCGCGGCGGTGAACGTCCCCCTCGCCGTGGTCGCACTCGACACGTGGTTCGCCACCCTGGCGTTCGCCACGATGTCACCCGGGTTGTGGAGCGTCGTCTACTGGACCACCGCCCTGCTGACCACCTCCCCCTACCTGTTGTCGGTCGGGCTGCTGGCCGGTCTGTCCTTCCCCCTCCTGGCCTGGATCGCCTGGGATCCCGGGCAGCCCGGCGCCGACGGTGCGTCCGGCCCGGACCCGGCCCGACGCCTGTGTCCGCCCCGGGTCCCCGTGACCACGGCGATGGCGACCTTCCTCTGCCTGGTGGCCGTGACTCCCCTGATCGTCTTCCTGGGACCGACCGAGGAAACGGTTCTGCTCGGTCTGGTGGTGGTCGTGGGACCCGTCCTGACCGTCCTCGCCACCGGTGTCATGGCCTGGCGCCTGGGCGGGCGAGGAGCGATCGCGCGTGTCCTGTGCACGACCGTGGTCACGGTCGCCCTCCTGGCCCCCCTCTATCTGCCCGCCGCGTACCTGGGCACGCAGCTCATCCCGTGCCTCGGCGTTCCGGTCGGTGAGGGGGGTTGCTGGAGTGCCCCGGAGCTCAGGGGCCGAGTCTGGCTCCTCAACGTGTTCCTGCTCGTCCCCACTCTCCTGGTGGCGTGTCCGACCGCGGTCGTGATCTGCGCTGTGCGGGCTCAACGCGGCCGTGAGGCACGCCGTGTCCCGCCTGCCGCCGGGTACTGGCCGAAGGCCCGCGCGAGCGGACTGGTACTCGTGCTCGCGGCAGGCATATCCGCGATCATCGTCGGCGAACTGTCGAACGCCGCACGCACCTCCGAGCCCCACTACCTGGGAGACGCCGCCCGAGCCGAGATACTCGCGCCCGCGAGCGCGAAGCAGCAGGACGGAGCCACCACGTGCGCGGCGAACGACCGCTTCCACGCCGAGTCTCTAGGCATAGCGCTGTCGGCGGAATCGGACCTCTCGCGCGCCCGGGCCGTACGGGTGATGGCCGCGTCCACCGATCCGGTCCTGCGGGAATTCGCCCAGGCGTCCGTGGAGGCCGTCGGTGAGGATGCCGCCGACGGCGGGGCCGATCCTGGCAGGGTCGCCTTCCAGACCAGCGCGGCGGCATTGAACTACTGCGGCAGCACCTACCCGGGCACAGGGTCTACCGGCCTGGGGTGGTGACACCGGGGGCGCGTGTGTCACCCGCACCCCAGGACCGGTCGCGCGGACCGACCCAGGGTCAGTCCCGTGCCGCGCGGCGGATGCGGTTGATGGGGACGGGGAGGACGCACACGGGGGCGGAGATCGGCAGGCGGTGGCCGGTGTCGGAGGGCACGCCGGTCTTGGCGTCGATGAGCAGGGCGGCCAGGGCGTCGCCGTTCTGGGCGGCGACGACCAGGTGGTCGGGTTCGTCGCGGTGCCCGCGCACCACGGTGAAGTTGCGCGGCCACGCGCCCCCGGCCGGGGTGTTGGCGAGGTGCTCCAGGCGCGCTCCGCCGTCGCGGACCGCCAATGTGGAGATGACGTCCGCGCCGCGGTTGGACACGTACACGCGGTCGGCGTGCGCGAGGATCTCGCCGGGGAAGTTGGTGCCCGCCGCCTGTTCGCCGGTGGCGTGCTCCGCGCCGAGGTACTCCGCGGTGCCGGTGTCGCCGTCCCAGCGCAGGACGTGCACGCGCGAGTCCAGTTCGCCCGCCACGTAGACGTGCTCCCCCGCCACCGCCGCGTGGCGCGGGCCGGTGCCCGGGGGCAGCACGATCGTGCCGGTCTGTTCGCCCTCGCGGATCACGCGCAGTTCGTCGGTGCCCAGGTCGGCCACGAGCACGTGGAGCGGGTCGACCGCGACGGCGCTGTGGGCGTGCGAGCCCTCCTGGCGGTCCGTGACGGGCCCGGAGCCGGTGTGCGCGAACCGCTCCCCCTCCACGGGGGCGCCGTCGGCCGCCAGGGCGAACAGGTCCACCACGCCGTTGGCGTAGTTGGTGACCGTGAGCGCGGTGTCCGTCGCCAGGACGTGGCAGGGCGAGGCTCCCCCGGTGGGAGCCTGCCCGAGTTCGGCGAGAACGGCGTCGGCGTCGATCCGCCAGGCGGTGACGGTGCCCTTCTCGCGCTCGTTGACCGCGTAGACCGTGGGCGGGTCGGCGCGGTAGGCGAGGAACGAGGGGCCGGTGGTGTGCGCGGCCACGCCTCCGTCGGCCATCTCCCCGGTCATGGGGTCGAACCAGACCCTGTGGATGCCCTGCCCCCCGCCGGGAGGCTCGGAGTCGGGAGTGTAGGTGCCCACGAAGAGTAGCCGTCGACGGTCCACTAGGAGTCCTCGCCTTCTGGGCCCGCGGCCCGCTGAGCGTCGCATTCGACGGGCGCATGCTATCGCCCGGAGGCCCTGAGCCGGGATCGCCCACGGCAACACTCCAGGGCGAGGCGCCCTCGACTACTGAGAGTAACTTTATTGTTACTTTATGGCTGCCGCTACCAACCGCGGCATTCACATCGAGAGGATCACGACCGATGAAGATCTCCGTGCTCGCCGTGTCGGCCGCCGTGGCCGTGGGAGTGCTGTCCGCCGCGCCCGCCTCGGCAGGAGCCGTTCCCGACGACTTCCGCTACCTCGTCCACAAGTCGAGCGGGCTGTGCGTCGCCAACACGGACCAGGGCAAGCCCATCGAGCTGATCGAATGCGACGAAGGGCTGGGTTGGGACGACTCCTACGAGGGGGAGCCTGAGGTCGACCACAACCAGCACTGGTGGTTCATCCCGCGCGACGGCCACCACGTGGCGGTCAACCACCTGGCCTCCGTCCAAGCCGAGGACTTCGTCGTCATGACCGCGACCCACCACAAGCACAGGGTCATCACTGCGCCATGGGAGGAGAAGAAGAAGCAGAAGTGGACTCTGATCCGGCAGGGACACGGCTGGGCACTCAAGAACGCCAAGTCCCACAAGTGCCTGACCTTCGGTGGCTACGCGGGAGACAAGGGCGTCCAGAAGAAGTGTGACGGCGGCGCCGACCAGACGTTCGAGATGCCGTTCGCGCACCCGGCACCGCCGCTCGAACTGCCGTAGCGGGCGTCTCGCCCGTCCTGGTCCCGGATCGCCCTGCTCAGGTTCGGGACCTATGCGCGACCGCTCCCATCGACAGCGCTGCCGGAGCCCGGCCCTGGGGCCGGTCCGGCGCCCGAGGCTACTTCCCGGCGGTCTTGACGCCCTCCAGGGCCTTCATGATGCGCTTGTCCGAGACCGGGTAGGCGGTCCGCAGCTCCTGGGCGAACAGGCTGACCCGGTACTCCTCCAGCATCCAGCGCAGCTCGACCACGTCCGGGTCGGCGGACCGGCCCGCGGGCAGGACCCCCACGACCTTGCGCACGGCCTGGCGCATCTGCTCGACCTTGGCCATGTTGACCTGGTCCCGGCGCGGGTTGTCCGGCAGCTTGGTCAGCCTGTACTCGATCCCGCGCAGGTAGCGGTGCACGTCGTCCAGGCGGTTCAGGCCGGCGGTGGTGGCGAACCCGTCGCCCACCAGGTCGCCGAGCTGGCCCTGCACGTCGTTGAGCGAGGGCAGGACCGCCAGGGACGTGGTGCCCTTGACCTTCTTGGACACCTTGCGCCACAGCACGAGGATCCGCGCCACCTTGTCCAGGACGTCGGCGAGGGTGTCGCCGAGGTCGGCGCGGACGCGGTCGGCGAGCTTGCCGAAGTCCTCCGCGTTCCACACCGGGCCGCCCTCGCGGGCCAGCAGGTGGTCCACGGCGGCGGACTCGGCGTCGGCGAGCATCTTCTTGACCGACCCGTGCGGGTTGTCGGCCAGCGCGAGCTTGTCCGGGTTGTTGAGCCCCTTGCTGACCGCGAGCGCCGGGGAGGGCACCGTGAGCAGGAGCAGTCGACGCGTGCCCGCCCACATGGCGGCGCGCTGCTCGGGCCGGGTGTCGAAGATGCGGATGGCGACGCTCTCGCCCTCGTCGACCAGCGCCGGGTAGCCCTTGACCTTGGGGCCGAGCGCCTTGCGTTCCAGGGTCTGTTCCAGGGGACCGAAGTCCCAGGAGGTGATCCCCTTGCGCTCCACGCCCTTGGCCTCGGCGGAGATCGCCTCGCGCAGGCGCGGCTTGAGCTTGGCGCGCAGCTGCTCCAGGTCCTTGGACTCGGCCAGGGTGCGGCCCCGGTCGTCCACGGCCCGGAAGGTGATGCGCAGGTGGTCGGGCACCCGGTCCAGCTGGAAGGCGTCCGCGGGCACCTTGTCCCCGCCCTTGGGCACGGCCATGCGGGTCAGTTCGGCGGCCAGCGCCTCGGCCAGCGGCCCCTCGTAGGGGGTCAGGCCCGCCCGCGCCTGGGCGGCGTGGTCGGGCACCGGGACGAAGAAGCGCCGCAGCGGCTTGGGCAGCGACCGGATCATCGCGGTGATCAGCTCGTCGCGCAGGCCCGGGATCTGCCAGTCGAACCCGGTGTTCTCCACCTGGTTGAGGAACTTCACCGGCACGCGGGCGGTGACGCCGTCGGAGTCGCTGCCCGGCTCGAACTGGTAGCTCAGCGGGAAGACGAACTCGCCCTGGCGCCACACGTCCGGGTAGTCGGCCTCGCTGACGGCGCCGACGCCGTCGTTGATGAGCTCCTCGCGGGTGAAGTCCAGGAGCGTGGGGTCCTCGCGCCGGGCCTGCTTCCACCAGGAGTCGAAGTGCGCGGCCGAGACGGCCGACTCCGGGATGCGCCGGTCGTAGAAGTCGAACAGCGCCTCGTCGTCCACGACGATGTCGCGGCGGCGGGCCCGGTGTTCGAGGTCCTCGACCTCCTCCAGGAGCTTGCGGTTGTCGTGGAAGAAGTGGTGGCGGGTCTCCCAGTCGCCCTCCACCAGGGCGCGCCGGATGAACAGCTCGCGCGAGAGCGCCGGGTCGATGCTCCCGTACTGCACCTTGCGCTGGACGACGATCGGCACCCCGTACAGGGTGACGCGCTCGAAGGCCATGACGGCGCCGCGCTTGCGCTCCCAGTGCGGTTCGCTGTAGCTGCGCTTGACGATGTCCCCGGCCAGCTCCTCGGCCCACTCGGGTTCGATCCGGCCGACCATGCGGCCCCAGAGCTTGGAGGTCTCCACCAGCTCGGCGGCCATGACGAAGCGGGGCTGCTTCTTGAACAGCGACGACCCCGGGAAGATCGCGAAGCGCGCGCCCCGCCCGCCCAGGTACTCGTGCTTGTCGGGGTCCTTCAGGCCCACGTGGGACAGCAGCCCGGCCAGCAGCGACTTGTGCACCTCGGCGGGGTCGGCGGCGGCCTCGCGCGGAGCCGGCACCTCGATGTCCATGGTCCGCAGCACCTGGCGGAGCTGGCCGTGGATGTCCTGCCACTCGCGCACGCGCAGGTAGTTGAGGAACTCGTCCCGGCACATGCGTCGGAACTGGTTGCCCGACAGCTCCTTCTGCTTGTCGCGCAGGTGGTTCCAGAGGTTGAGGAAGGCCAGGAAGTCCGATTCCTTGTCGGCGAACCGGGCGTGCGAGGCCTGCGCCTGCTGCTGCTTGTCCGCGGGCCGCTCGCGCGGGTCCTGGATGGACAGCGCGGAGGTGATGACCAGGACCTCGCCCAGGCAGTCGCGCTCCTTGGCCTCCAGCACCATGCGGCCCAGGCGCGGGTCGATGGGCAGCTGGGCCAGGGCGCGGCCCCTGGGCGTGAGGCGGCGCTTGGCGCCGGAGGGGTCCGGATGCAGGGCGCCCAGCTCGGTGAGGAGGTTGACGCCGTCCTTGATCTGGCGGTGGTCGGGACCGTCCACGAACGGGAAGGCGGCGATGTCGCCCAGGCCCAGGGCGGCCATCTGGAGGATGACCGAGGCGAGGTTGGTGCGCAGGATCTCGGGGTCGGTGTACTCCGGGCGGGACAGGAAGTCCTCTTCGGAGTACAGCCGGATGCAGATGCCCTCGGACACGCGGCCGCAGCGGCCCTTGCGCTGGTTGGCCGAGGCCTGGGAGACGGCCTCGATGGGCAGGCGCTGCACCTTGGTGCGGTGGCTGTAGCGGGAGATGCGCGCGGTGCCGGGGTCGATGACGTACTTGATGCCGGGCACCGTGAGGGAGGTCTCGGCGACGTTGGTGGCGAGCACGACGCGGCGGCCGGTGTGCGAGGACCACACGCGTTTTTGCTCGGCGACCGACAGGCGCGCGTAGAGCGGCAGCACCTCGGTGCCCGCGAACTTCTTCTTCTCCAACGCCTCGGCGGTGTCGCGGATCTCCCGCTCGCCGCTGAGGAAGACCAGCACGTCGCCGGGGGCCTCGCGGCCCAGTTCCTCCACGGCCTCGATGATGGCCTGGGTCTGGTCGCGGTCCTTGCCCGGCCCCTGCCCACCCGTCAGCCCGCCACCACCCTCAAACGACGACCTGCGGTCGCGGTCCCTCTCCTCCGGATCCAAAATCTCGTCGTAGACGGGCCGGTAGCGGACCTCGACGGGGTAGGTGCGGCCGGAGACCTCGACGATGGGGGCGTCGTCGAAGTGCTGGGAGAAGCGCTCCGGGTCGATGGTCGCCGAGGTGATGACGACCTTGAGGTCGGGGCGCTTGGGCAGCAGCTGCTTGAGGTAGCCCAGCAGGAAGTCGATGTTGAGGCTGCGCTCGTGCGCCTCGTCGATGATGAGCGTGTCGTAGGCGCGCAGCATCCGGTCGTGCTGGATCTCCGCCAGCAGGATGCCGTCGGTCATCAGCTTGACCAGCGTGCTCCCGCTGGAGGAGTCGGTGAAGCGCACCTTGTAGCCGACGGTCTCGCCGAGCGGGGTGCCGATCTCGTCCGCGATGCGCTCGGCGACCGTGCGCGCGGCCAGGCGGCGCGGCTGGGTGTGGCCGATGGTGCCCATGACGCCGCGGCCGAGTTCGAGGCAGATCTTGGGCAGCTGCGTGGTCTTGCCCGAACCGGTCTCACCGGCCACGATCACGACCTGGTGGTCGCGGATGGCCGCCGCGATGTCCTCGCGGCGGGCGCTGACCGGGAGCTCTTCGGGGTAGCTGAGCTCGGGCACCGCTTCCCGGCGCACGTCCACGCGCAGGACGGCCTCGTCGATGTCGCGGGCGATCTGGGCGGTGACGGAGGCGCGCCGCCGTTCGTCACGGAGCTTCGCCAGACCGTCGATACGCCGACGGAGCCGGTGCCGGTCCGAGGGCATGAGGTCGCGGAGCCGGGAACGGAGTGTGTCCGCGCCGGGCGCGGGCGTGGTGGTGCTCATCAGTTCTCAAGGTTATGAGGGTCGGCAACCGGTTTTTCACCCGGCTCGGGCGTGGTCGGGGCGCTTCCAGTATCGGCCACTGGTTCCCAACGCTCCGGAGAGGGGGGTTGTTCCGGGTGCCGCTGGACAGGGGTCGGTAGGGGTTGCCGGTTCGACGACACCGTTGACAGGGTCGTTGACGCTGTCGAATTCGGACAGCCGACGAGATCACGGGGGTCACCATGACGAGACGCGCCCGTCGGGCCGAGGCCCGCCCAGTGGAGTCCGGCTCTCCGCGACCGAAGGCCGGTCGGTGGCTGCGGCGCTACCACCGGGCCCCCGATGCGGCTGCCCGGCTCGTGTGCTTCCCCCACGCGGGCGGCTCCGCGGGCACCTTCCGTCCCCTCTCGGCCGCCCTGTCCCCCGAGGTGGACGTGGCCGCCGTGCAGTACCCGGGCCGACAGGACCGGCTCCGTGAGGGACCCGCCCGGGACGTCCCCTCCCTGGCCGGGTCGGTCACCGAGGCGGTGGCGGCGGAGGGCGGCGACCGCCCCACCGCCTTCTTCGGCCACAGCATGGGCGCCGCCGTCGCCTTCGAGGCCGCCCACCTGCTGCGGGGGCGCGGCGTCCCGACCGTGCTCTTCGTCTCCGGTCGGCGCGCCCCGTCCCGGAGCGGGGACGACCGGCGCCACCGGCTCTCCGACGACGCGCTCGCCGCGTACCTGCGCTCGCTCGGCGGCACGGAGGCGGCCGCCCTGGACGACCCCGAACTGCGCGCACTGGTGCTGCCGACGATCCGGGAGGACTACCGCCTGCTCGAGACGCATCGGCCGACCCTGGACACGGCCCTGGACGTGCCGATCGTCGTCCTGGTCGGGGACGCCGACCCGGTGACCACCCTCGACGAGGCCCGGGACTGGCGACGGCACACCACGGCCCCTGGCCCGGTACACGTCCTGCCGGGTGGCCACTTCTTCCTCACCGCGCAGACGGCGGCGGTGGCCTCGGTCATCACCGACGCGCTGCGTCCCTCACGAGGCCGTGTGTGACGCCCTAGGACCGTCCGGAACGTCGGGCCCGTGCCTCACGGCGCCGCGAGACCTCGGTGCGCGACCGGGACGCCTCCTCCAGGACGACCTCGGCGCCGCGGGACGCGCCGCCGTACGCGCGCAGGGCCTCCCGGTACCGGCGGGAACGTGCGCGGATCCCCGGATCGGCGAGCACCCGCTCCACCGCGGCGCGGACACCGGCCGCCCGCGGCCGGTCCGTCCGGAGCGAGACGCCGACACCGGACCACTCGACCCGGGCGTTGCTCTCCATCTTGTCCTCGGTCGTCCCGGCGACCACCAGCGGCACTCCATGGGAGAGGGCGATCTGGACGCTGCCGAAGCCTCCGGTGCAGACCAGCAGGTCGGCGGCCGGCAGGAGTTCGGAGAAGGGCACGAAGCCCTCGATCCGCAGGTTGTCGGGCCGGACGTGGGGCGGGAGTACGTCGTCGGGGTCCCGGCCCGCCGTCGTGGCGACCACCAGGGCCCGGCGGCCGGCCAGCCCTTCGATCGCGGGCAGGAGCAGCCGTCCCGGATTCGTGGACGTCGTGCCCTGCGTGACCACGACGACCGGCCGACCCTCAGCGCGGGCTCGGGCGACGTCCTCCCACCACCCGGGCGGAGTCCCTTCGTCCACCCCCTCCTGCGCGGTCACCCCGATGAACTCGACGTTGTCGGGCATGTCGCTGCGGGGGTATTCGAACTCGGGCAGGCCGGTCTGCAGGTAGCGGTCGGCGGCCTGGAACGGCCAGTCGGTGATGAGCCCTCGGTAGGGACCGCACCCGATGGCCGCGACGATGTCGCGGGCCGCTCGGTGGGCTCGGCGTAGCAGGACGTCGCGGGCGATCCAGTACAGGGCGCGGTTGCGCAGTCGGCCGACCGGTGAGGACGAGGGCGCCAGCCCGGTGCCGAAGGGGGCGGTGTCCACGCTGGAGACCGACAACGGGTTGAGGCCGAACACCACGCTCGGGACGCCGCGTCGGGCCGCCAGGAACATCGCGGGCACGAAGCCGTGGTCGGCCACGACCGCGTCCGGCCGTATCGCCTCGACGTGTCGTTCCAGGTCGGCGACGTAGGCCGGGACGGTCTCGAGGAAGACCTCGGTGAGCACACGTCTGACCTGGAGCAGCCCCTGTCTGTTGGCGTACTCCGCCTCCAGGGAGTCGCCGGTGGTGTCGTGGGGGAGGTCGGCGGTGATGGGCAGGAAACGGGCCCCGGCCGAGACGACGTGCGGCTCGAACTTGCG
This region includes:
- a CDS encoding glycosyltransferase, yielding MRGDPDMSTVLFTTHPATGHVRPLLPVAREIADTGHEVHWYTGRKFEPHVVSAGARFLPITADLPHDTTGDSLEAEYANRQGLLQVRRVLTEVFLETVPAYVADLERHVEAIRPDAVVADHGFVPAMFLAARRGVPSVVFGLNPLSVSSVDTAPFGTGLAPSSSPVGRLRNRALYWIARDVLLRRAHRAARDIVAAIGCGPYRGLITDWPFQAADRYLQTGLPEFEYPRSDMPDNVEFIGVTAQEGVDEGTPPGWWEDVARARAEGRPVVVVTQGTTSTNPGRLLLPAIEGLAGRRALVVATTAGRDPDDVLPPHVRPDNLRIEGFVPFSELLPAADLLVCTGGFGSVQIALSHGVPLVVAGTTEDKMESNARVEWSGVGVSLRTDRPRAAGVRAAVERVLADPGIRARSRRYREALRAYGGASRGAEVVLEEASRSRTEVSRRREARARRSGRS
- the hrpA gene encoding ATP-dependent RNA helicase HrpA, encoding MSTTTPAPGADTLRSRLRDLMPSDRHRLRRRIDGLAKLRDERRRASVTAQIARDIDEAVLRVDVRREAVPELSYPEELPVSARREDIAAAIRDHQVVIVAGETGSGKTTQLPKICLELGRGVMGTIGHTQPRRLAARTVAERIADEIGTPLGETVGYKVRFTDSSSGSTLVKLMTDGILLAEIQHDRMLRAYDTLIIDEAHERSLNIDFLLGYLKQLLPKRPDLKVVITSATIDPERFSQHFDDAPIVEVSGRTYPVEVRYRPVYDEILDPEERDRDRRSSFEGGGGLTGGQGPGKDRDQTQAIIEAVEELGREAPGDVLVFLSGEREIRDTAEALEKKKFAGTEVLPLYARLSVAEQKRVWSSHTGRRVVLATNVAETSLTVPGIKYVIDPGTARISRYSHRTKVQRLPIEAVSQASANQRKGRCGRVSEGICIRLYSEEDFLSRPEYTDPEILRTNLASVILQMAALGLGDIAAFPFVDGPDHRQIKDGVNLLTELGALHPDPSGAKRRLTPRGRALAQLPIDPRLGRMVLEAKERDCLGEVLVITSALSIQDPRERPADKQQQAQASHARFADKESDFLAFLNLWNHLRDKQKELSGNQFRRMCRDEFLNYLRVREWQDIHGQLRQVLRTMDIEVPAPREAAADPAEVHKSLLAGLLSHVGLKDPDKHEYLGGRGARFAIFPGSSLFKKQPRFVMAAELVETSKLWGRMVGRIEPEWAEELAGDIVKRSYSEPHWERKRGAVMAFERVTLYGVPIVVQRKVQYGSIDPALSRELFIRRALVEGDWETRHHFFHDNRKLLEEVEDLEHRARRRDIVVDDEALFDFYDRRIPESAVSAAHFDSWWKQARREDPTLLDFTREELINDGVGAVSEADYPDVWRQGEFVFPLSYQFEPGSDSDGVTARVPVKFLNQVENTGFDWQIPGLRDELITAMIRSLPKPLRRFFVPVPDHAAQARAGLTPYEGPLAEALAAELTRMAVPKGGDKVPADAFQLDRVPDHLRITFRAVDDRGRTLAESKDLEQLRAKLKPRLREAISAEAKGVERKGITSWDFGPLEQTLERKALGPKVKGYPALVDEGESVAIRIFDTRPEQRAAMWAGTRRLLLLTVPSPALAVSKGLNNPDKLALADNPHGSVKKMLADAESAAVDHLLAREGGPVWNAEDFGKLADRVRADLGDTLADVLDKVARILVLWRKVSKKVKGTTSLAVLPSLNDVQGQLGDLVGDGFATTAGLNRLDDVHRYLRGIEYRLTKLPDNPRRDQVNMAKVEQMRQAVRKVVGVLPAGRSADPDVVELRWMLEEYRVSLFAQELRTAYPVSDKRIMKALEGVKTAGK
- a CDS encoding thioesterase II family protein, encoding MTRRARRAEARPVESGSPRPKAGRWLRRYHRAPDAAARLVCFPHAGGSAGTFRPLSAALSPEVDVAAVQYPGRQDRLREGPARDVPSLAGSVTEAVAAEGGDRPTAFFGHSMGAAVAFEAAHLLRGRGVPTVLFVSGRRAPSRSGDDRRHRLSDDALAAYLRSLGGTEAAALDDPELRALVLPTIREDYRLLETHRPTLDTALDVPIVVLVGDADPVTTLDEARDWRRHTTAPGPVHVLPGGHFFLTAQTAAVASVITDALRPSRGRV